The genomic DNA ACGCCGAGCCGACGCCGTACGACGAACTGGCCGAGGAGACGATCCGGGAGCCCATCGGAACCGCGCTGCCGTCACTGCTCGCGCGGCTGTCCGCCGAAGCGGACGCGGGGGCGAGCGGCTGACCTGCGGGGGACGGCGGGCTCGCCTCCGAGGGCGATCGAGCACCGGCGAGCGCACGACGACAGTTGCGGCACCTCCGCCCGCTGATCCGGCAGGGATCACGGGACCGCCCTCAGGACGGACCGAGTTCCTGCTGTACGCGGCGCGAGGGGCGGAAGGTGTAGAGGTCGAGGATGTCGGGGGCGTCCGCGAGGCCGGGGCCACCCGCTTCGACCCAGGCGATGATGTCGGCGACGGCATCCGGGTCGTTGACGAGGCCGAGCCAGACCGGACGGCCCCCCGCCCTTCTCCCCTCGGCCGAGGGCTGCACGACGATGACATCGGCCTGCTCGCAGGCGTCCAGGCACTCCACGGCACGCACCACGGCGATCTCGCCGAGGGACCGGCGCAGAGCTGCGAGCTGGCCGGCATGGTCCACGTCCGGGATCTTCGGCGTACCGCAGCAGCAGCCCCGGCAGACACTGACGGTGGGCCGGGGGGCGCCCGGGTCGGACGTGGTGGCCTTGCGGGTGCGGCGGCTCATACGGGGACGCTTCCGGTCGTGACGCGGGCGAGGGCGCGGATGATCACCGTGGGACTCTACCGAGCACAGTGATGTCGAACACTTGAGCCCCTCCGGCGCCGGTGGCTGCGCCTCGGTGAGGTAAAGTTGGTGGCTGCGAAGGGGAGTAGCCCCGCAAACCGGTCGTCGACACACTGGAACCCTCGGGTTCCCGGTGGCCGGGCCCGTAGATCCTTACGGGCGGGCGAGACCTTCGGTCAGGTATGACACGCCCGCGCCCTGT from Streptomyces sp. NBC_01707 includes the following:
- a CDS encoding (2Fe-2S) ferredoxin domain-containing protein is translated as MSRRTRKATTSDPGAPRPTVSVCRGCCCGTPKIPDVDHAGQLAALRRSLGEIAVVRAVECLDACEQADVIVVQPSAEGRRAGGRPVWLGLVNDPDAVADIIAWVEAGGPGLADAPDILDLYTFRPSRRVQQELGPS